In one Salipiger abyssi genomic region, the following are encoded:
- a CDS encoding arginyltransferase encodes MRHSLPLAPQFYVTAPQPCPYLPGRMERKLFTALQGDSAEKLNDSLSKQGFRRSQNVLYRPSCSDCSACLSARIDVRRFEPSKSQRRTLKRNANLARRASSPWATEEQYALFRRYLDARHADGGMADMDIFEFAAMIEETPIRSRVVEYSDVASGALKAVCLTDVLDDGVSMVYSFYEPELQRKSLGTWMILDHVEIAREAGLPYVYLGYWVPGSPKMGYKAQFGALEVYRRGCWERMEDPEEYEQERHPLSTDPIAEQVANISLPDSRG; translated from the coding sequence ATGCGCCATTCGCTGCCACTCGCGCCGCAGTTCTATGTGACAGCCCCGCAGCCCTGCCCCTATCTTCCGGGCCGGATGGAGCGGAAGCTGTTCACCGCCCTTCAGGGCGACAGCGCGGAAAAGCTGAACGACAGCCTGTCGAAGCAGGGCTTTCGCCGGTCGCAGAATGTGCTTTACCGGCCCTCCTGCTCGGATTGCTCGGCCTGTCTCTCGGCGCGGATCGACGTGCGCCGGTTCGAACCGTCGAAAAGCCAGCGCCGCACGCTCAAGCGCAATGCCAATCTCGCCCGCCGCGCCTCCAGCCCCTGGGCCACAGAGGAGCAATACGCGCTGTTCCGCCGCTATCTCGACGCGCGCCACGCCGATGGCGGTATGGCCGACATGGATATCTTTGAATTCGCCGCTATGATCGAGGAAACCCCGATCCGCTCGCGCGTGGTGGAATACAGCGACGTGGCCAGCGGCGCGCTCAAGGCTGTGTGCCTGACCGATGTGCTCGATGACGGCGTGTCGATGGTCTATTCGTTCTACGAGCCGGAATTGCAGCGCAAGAGCCTCGGCACCTGGATGATCCTCGATCATGTGGAGATCGCGCGCGAGGCCGGCCTGCCCTATGTCTATCTCGGCTACTGGGTGCCCGGCAGCCCCAAGATGGGCTACAAGGCGCAGTTCGGCGCGCTGGAGGTTTATCGCCGCGGCTGCTGGGAACGCATGGAAGACCCGGAGGAATACGAGCAGGAACGCCATCCGCTTTCCACCGATCCCATCGCCGAGCAGGTGGCGAATATCTCGCTGCCCGATAGCCGGGGGTAA
- a CDS encoding PqiC family protein: MYRILPFAALILAACSGAEPRYLIEPPIQAASARLRVATLEVREVSLPAYAEASEIVLEGEDGALTQIDNALWADDPSRAVTLAIAEHIGRASNATVAAEPWPLEEDAQAAVQVTVAQMVARADGTVALSGQYAISSYDRVVRERIERFAISVPLAEATPAGIAQATGAAIAQLAAEITESLSR; the protein is encoded by the coding sequence ATGTATCGCATTCTGCCCTTCGCCGCCCTGATCCTCGCCGCCTGTTCCGGCGCCGAGCCGCGCTATCTGATCGAGCCGCCGATCCAGGCGGCGAGCGCGCGGCTGCGCGTGGCGACGCTTGAGGTGCGGGAGGTCTCGCTGCCGGCCTATGCGGAGGCCTCGGAGATCGTGCTGGAGGGCGAAGACGGCGCGCTCACGCAGATCGACAACGCGCTCTGGGCCGACGATCCGTCCCGCGCGGTGACGCTGGCCATTGCCGAGCATATCGGGCGCGCCTCCAATGCGACGGTCGCGGCAGAGCCCTGGCCGCTGGAGGAAGACGCACAGGCGGCGGTGCAGGTGACGGTGGCGCAGATGGTGGCGCGGGCCGACGGCACGGTGGCGCTCAGCGGACAATACGCGATCTCGTCCTATGACCGAGTGGTGCGCGAGCGCATCGAGCGGTTTGCGATCTCGGTGCCGCTGGCCGAGGCGACCCCGGCGGGCATCGCGCAGGCGACCGGCGCGGCGATTGCGCAGCTTGCGGCGGAGATCACCGAGAGCCTGTCGCGGTAG